A region from the Nymphalis io chromosome 9, ilAglIoxx1.1, whole genome shotgun sequence genome encodes:
- the LOC126770860 gene encoding fatty acid-binding protein type 3-like, giving the protein MLFSGKRFRRVRCENLDEMLSATQANEHIVRVLKSKAPIVTFTIKDEDIHLHLDINGKHATYSFKFGKEQEMERIDGGKVKITYTREGNNILNQVIKMPDGKTAYFRREIKGDYVEMLVKMEGSDLTATIYYEVVD; this is encoded by the exons ATGTTGTTCTCCGGTAAAAGGTTTAGAAGAGTCAGATGTGAGAACCTCGACGAAATGTTGTCAGCAACTC AGGCAAACGAACATATCGTCCGCGTGTTAAAATCAAAGGCCCCTATTGTGACTTTCACTATTAAGGACGAAGATATACATCTGCATCTTGACATTAATGGCAAACACGCAACTTACAGCTTCAAGTTTGGAAAAGAACAAGAGATGGAGAGGATAGATGGCGGGAAG gtgAAAATCACATACACCAGAGAAGGAAATAACATTCTCAATCAAGTGATAAAGATGCCAGATGGAAAGACTGCTTATTTTAGAAGGGAGATCAAAGGCGATTATGTTGAAATG CTCGTCAAAATGGAAGGTTCAGACCTCACCGCTACAATATATTACGAAGTTGTGGACTAA